One genomic window of Panicum hallii strain FIL2 chromosome 6, PHallii_v3.1, whole genome shotgun sequence includes the following:
- the LOC112897096 gene encoding pre-mRNA-splicing factor SLU7, translating into MATASVTFKSREDHRKQLELEEARKAGLAPAEVDEDGNEINPHIPQYMSSAPWYLNAEKPSLKHQRKWKSDPNYTKAWYDRGTKLFQANKYRKGACENCGAMTHDKKSCMERPRSVGAKWTNVDIAPDEKVESFELDYDGKRDRWNGYDPSTYTRVIADYEAREEARKKYLKEQQLKKLEEKDSEKDGENAGSEDDEEDGLRIDEAKVDESAQMDFAKVEKRVRTTGGGSTGTVRNLRIREDTAKYLLNLDVNSAYYDPKTRSMREDPLPDADPNDKFYVGDNQNRLSGQALEFKQLNIHAWEAFDKGQDIHMQAAPSQAELLYKSFKVKKEMLKSEHKDKIMEKYGNAASEDTMPRELLLGQSEREIEYDRTGRIIKGQDVSLPKSKYEEDIFINNHTTVWGSWWKDHQWGYKCCKQTIKNSYCTGLAGIEAAEASADLMKANMARKEAAEDEPVQHEEKRLATWGTDVPQDLVLDKKLLEESLKKENARRKEEKDERKRKYNVKWNDEVTAEDMEAYRMKRIHHDDPMRDFLS; encoded by the exons ATGGCGACCGCTTCAG TGACTTTCAAGTCCCGGGAGGATCACCGGAAGCAGCTCGAGCTCGAGGAGGCACGTAAGGCGGGGCTCGCGCCTGCTGAGGTCGACGAGGATGGGAACGAGATCAATCCCCACATCCCCCAGTACATGTCCTCGGCACCTTGGTATCTTAATGCTGAGAAGCCG AGTTTGAAGCATCAGCGGAAATGGAAGTCAGATCCGAACTACACCAAGGCGTGGTATGATAGGGGTACCAAGCTTTTCCAGGCCAATAAGTACAGGAAAGGTGCTTGTGAGAA CTGTGGAGCCAtgactcatgacaagaagtcatgCATGGAGCGGCCTCGAAGTGTGGGTGCTAAATGGACAAATGTCGACATAGCTCCTGACGAGAAAGTCGAGTCTTTTGAGCTGGACTATGATGGAAAGCGTGATCGCTGGAATGGTTATGATCCATCAACCTACACTCGTGTTATTGCTGACTATGAAGCTAGAGAAGAGGCTAGAAAAAAGTATCTGAAAGAGCAGCAGCTCAAAAAACTTGAGGAGAAGGATAGTGAGAAGGATGGTGAGAATGCAGGAagtgaagatgatgaagaagatggcCTCAGGATAGATGAGGCCAAAGTTGATGAGAGTGCCCAGATGGATTTTGCTAAGGTAGAGAAGCGTGTGCGCACAACTGGTGGTGGAAGCACCGGTACTGTTAG GAACTTGCGTATCAGAGAAGACACAGCAAAATATCTTCTGAATCTTGATGTCAACTCTGCATATTATGATCCAAAAACACGCTCCATGAGAGAAGATCCCTTGCCAGATGCAGATCCGAATGATAAGTTCTATGTG GGTGACAACCAAAATCGACTTAGTGGACAAGCTCTGGAGTTCAAGCAACTAAACATCCATGCGTGGGAAGCTTTTGATAAGGGGCAGGATATCCATATGCAAGCAGCCCCATCTCAAGCAGAACTACTGTACAAGAGTTTCAAGGTCAAAAAAGAAATGTTGAAGTCTGAACACAAGGATAAAATTATGGAGAAGTATGGAAATGCTGCGTCAGAAGATACAATGCCTCGGGAGTTGCTTCTTGGACAAAGTGAGAGGGAGATTGAGTATGACCGTACTGGTCGAATAATCAAAGGACAG GATGTATCTCTGCCCAAGAGCAAATACGAAGAGGATATCTTCATTAATAATCACACGACTGTGTGGGGTTCATGGTGGAAAGACCATCAATGGGGCTACAAGTGCTGCAAGCAGACTATCAAAAATAGTTACTGCACAGGTTTGGCTGGTATTGAGGCTGCGGAGGCATCAGCAGACCTGATGAAGGCCAACATGGCCCGCAaggaggctgcagaag ATGAACCTGTACAACATGAAGAGAAGCGACTAGCCACTTGGGGAACTGATGTGCCTCAGGATCTTGTTCTTGATAAGAAGCTGCTTGAGGAATCTCTAAAGAAG GAGAATGCAAGGAggaaagaggagaaggatgaaagGAAGAGGAAGTATAACGTGAAGTGGAATGACGAGGTTACTGCGGAAGACATGGAGGCCTACCGGATGAAGAGGATTCACCATGACGATCCTATGAGAGATTTTCTCAGCTAA
- the LOC112896825 gene encoding uncharacterized protein LOC112896825 has translation MNFRRFLYMVENDGVDRSYSLRRIDTSRFFFPALPSAIRDGGRLPRPIINLRPPHLQHSAGTINFALFKNKGNNGGHDMVVAVDNAGRSFICNPVLPPSVHALPSLSSPKFAPFSLTVGDSLYVMDAVPKPPNGCGPHNVELLSNDDDHGWRWSPLDSPPHVYDCPGYLCPRIDSYAVVAGAGIAVSNNDSAQTFRFDTGDKTWSKAGDWVLPFTRLAEYVPEHKLWFGISPIGDGHRFCAANLVASPDSDQMRPPVVHGLWKEYAEPPPEWSVAEAYAVHLGSSRFCIVGLFSTGEIRVETHHSYKVEEELQAVVTSVEVQRCGAELRVVKHKSERYELAAEGDYRILC, from the exons ATGAACTTCCGGCGGTTCCTGTACATGGTGGAGAACGATGGCGTCGACCGCAGCTACTCCCTCCGCCGCATCGACACGTCGCGCTTCTTCTTCC CTGCTCTTCCGTCGGCGATACGAGACGGCGGTCGCCTTCCTCGTCCCATCATAAATCTGCGCCCTCCCCACTTGCAGCACAGCGCCGGTACGATTAACTTCGCACtcttcaagaacaaggggaACAATGGGGGGCACGACATGGTGGTCGCCGTGGACAACGCGGGCCGCAGTTTCATTTGCAACCCCGTCCTGCCCCCTAGCGTCCATGCCCTGCCGAGCTTGTCTTCTCCCAAGTTCGCGCCCTTCTCCCTCACTGTCGGCGACAGCCTCTACGTCATGGACGCGGTCCCCAAGCCGCCCAACGGTTGCGGCCCGCACAATGTCGAGCTCCTCTCCAACGACGACGACCACGGCTGGCGCTGGAGCCCTCTCGATTCGCCTCCCCACGTGTACGATTGTCCCGGTTACCTTTGCCCCAGGATCGACTCCTACGCGGTGGTCGCCGGCGCTGGCATCGCCGTGTCCAACAACGACAGCGCGCAGACCTTCCGCTTCGACACGGGGGACAAGACGTGGAGCAAGGCCGGCGACTGGGTGCTGCCGTTCACCCGCCTCGCCGAGTACGTCCCCGAGCACAAGCTCTGGTTTGGGATCTCGCCCATCGGGGACGGCCACCGCTTCTGCGCCGCCAACCTCGTGGCGTCGCCGGACTCCGACCAGATGAGGCCGCCCGTGGTGCACGGCCTCTGGAAGGAGTACGCGGAGCCTCCCCCGGAGTGGAGCGTTGCAGAGGCCTACGCTGTGCACCTGGGCTCCTCCAGGTTCTGCATCGTCGGGCTCTTCTCTACTGGTGAAATCCGTGTGGAGACTCACCATTCCTACAAGGTGGAGGAAGAGCTCCAAGCCGTGGTCACCAGCGTGGAGGTCCAGCGTTGCGGTGCAGAGCTCCGTGTGGTCAAGCACAAGTCTGAACGTTACGAGCTCGCCGCCGAAGGCGACTACCGGATACTCTGCTAA
- the LOC112897960 gene encoding uncharacterized protein LOC112897960, with amino-acid sequence MSACFGAVPTGASYRSSSRRPGGGGRRPWRWWRAKCAGIAAAVGSRIRRSIRGIDGRRHRWRATPSSSSVHAQSGRWCHHRRSFAPVYVDELYSHHHQPAKAALRVVRAEESPSASDDAKLTAAVAAPPPVAHAAVRAMGSKAADASSVPARAGAAAGNGARASSGKQQAAAAGVVGGAMRNVLLRSPGSMGGGVLGVVKGMGEVDLRAELFIRKFKEDMRLQSQRSAEEFQAMLARGL; translated from the coding sequence ATGTCCGCTTGCTTCGGCGCTGTGCCGACGGGGGCCAGCTACCGCTCGTCCTCGCGGCGGCCgggtggcggcggcaggaggCCGTGGCGGTGGTGGCGCGCCAAGTGCGCCGGCATCGCCGCGGCCGTCGGGTCGAGGATCCGGAGGTCCATCAGGGGCAtcgacggccgccgccaccgttgGCGCGCGacgccgtcgtcgtcctccgTGCACGCGCAGAGCGGCCGGTGGTGCCACCACCGCCGGAGCTTCGCGCCGGTCTACGTCGACGAGCTCTacagccaccaccaccagccaGCCAAGGCCGCCCTCCGCGTCGTGCGGGCGGAGGAGTCGCCGAGCGCCAGCGACGACGCCAAGCTGACAGCGGCCGTAGCGGCGCCACCGCCCGTCGCGCACGCCGCCGTTCGCGCCATGGGCAGCAAGGCCGCCGACGCCAGCAGTGTCCCTGCACGCGCGGGCGCAGCAGCTGGCAACGGCGCGCGTGCCAGCAGCGGCAAgcagcaggccgctgccgcGGGTGTTGTTGGCGGCGCGATGAGAAACGTGCTGCTGAGGAGCCCCGGCAGCATGGGCGGTGGCGTGCTCGGGGTGGTGAAGGGGATGGGGGAGGTGGACCTCAGGGCCGAGCTCTTCATCAGGAAGTTCAAGGAGGACATGCGGCTGCAGAGCCAGCGCTCGGCCGAGGAGTTCCAGGCCATGCTCGCCAGGGGCCTATGA